One window of Botrimarina mediterranea genomic DNA carries:
- a CDS encoding GH92 family glycosyl hydrolase has translation MMSDTSMLHDEPCTRRNARQVVSLVAVFTLMASAAIADNTHYVNPFIGTGGHGHTFPGATTPYGMVQLSPDTRTLGWDACAGYHHSDSSILGFSHTHLSGTGIGDLGDVLFMPAAGDAQVVPGPEDDPDAGYRSRFIHDNERAEPGYYRVHLADEDIDAELTATPRAGFHRYHYPASKPAQLVIDLAHTIHGHHNPRTELKVINDREIVGLKQSRGWAEHHYVYFHAKFNRPFTAKLYANTQEKQGDSVSAEGGAQAVLTFEAGDDVVLAKVGISAVDYDGARKNLEAEIADWDFEKVRSDAKLAWQKQLDKINVKGGAPDQRVIFYTALYHTAISPYLFSDADGRYRGVDQEIHTATDEPVYTVFSLWDTFRAFHPLLTITDPDRNAAFIRTLLTHYDQGGVLPKWELAGNYTGTMIGYHAVPVIVDAYVKGRRDFDVEKAYRAVVASAHYDRDVAPQASDAVRTALVPAAKRFNDELGFIPSDQENESVSQALEFAYNDWCIAQFATALGKSDDTEKYFERARRYRQYFDTETGFMRGLNTDRTWSTPFNPRFSEHRRDNYTEGNAWQWTWFAPHDVPGLVDLMGGPAPFIKKLDQLFTEDSTIDGANSSVDISGLIGQYAHGNEPSHHIAYLYNYVGQPWKTQRLVDQILTTLYHNDPDGLSGNEDCGQMSAWYLLNAMGFYQVSPGDPTYSIGRPLFDEVTIQQENGKTFTLRAINNSPENRYVQSVKLNGDGLSAPFFRHAAIVEGGVLELEMGPWPEKRHLAAKAGAGATDGPLRDENPQLGGND, from the coding sequence ATGATGAGCGACACCTCGATGCTTCACGATGAACCCTGCACACGCCGAAACGCTCGACAAGTCGTATCGCTCGTCGCCGTCTTTACGCTGATGGCTTCGGCGGCTATCGCTGACAACACCCACTACGTCAATCCGTTCATCGGTACGGGGGGCCACGGGCACACCTTCCCCGGCGCCACGACGCCCTACGGCATGGTGCAGCTCAGCCCCGATACGCGGACGCTCGGCTGGGACGCGTGCGCGGGTTATCACCATTCGGATAGCTCGATCCTCGGCTTCAGCCACACGCATCTCAGCGGCACGGGCATCGGCGACCTGGGCGATGTTCTCTTCATGCCGGCGGCGGGCGATGCCCAAGTCGTCCCCGGGCCCGAGGATGACCCCGACGCCGGCTACCGCAGCCGCTTCATCCATGACAACGAGCGCGCCGAGCCCGGCTACTACCGCGTTCATCTAGCCGACGAGGACATCGACGCCGAGCTCACCGCCACGCCCCGCGCCGGCTTCCATCGCTACCACTACCCCGCAAGCAAGCCCGCGCAGCTGGTGATCGACCTCGCCCACACGATCCACGGGCACCATAACCCGCGCACCGAACTGAAGGTTATCAACGACCGCGAGATCGTCGGGCTCAAGCAGTCGCGAGGCTGGGCCGAGCACCACTACGTCTACTTCCACGCCAAGTTTAATCGGCCCTTCACCGCGAAGCTCTACGCGAACACGCAGGAGAAGCAGGGCGACAGCGTCTCGGCCGAAGGCGGCGCGCAAGCCGTGCTGACTTTCGAAGCAGGCGATGATGTCGTGTTAGCGAAGGTCGGCATCTCGGCGGTCGATTATGACGGCGCGCGGAAGAACCTCGAGGCCGAGATCGCCGATTGGGATTTCGAGAAGGTCCGTAGCGACGCCAAGCTGGCTTGGCAGAAGCAACTCGACAAAATCAACGTTAAGGGCGGCGCGCCGGACCAGCGCGTCATCTTCTACACGGCCCTCTACCACACGGCGATCAGCCCCTACCTATTCTCCGACGCCGACGGACGCTACCGCGGCGTCGATCAAGAGATCCACACGGCGACCGACGAGCCGGTCTACACGGTCTTCTCGCTGTGGGATACCTTCCGGGCGTTCCACCCGCTGCTGACGATCACCGACCCCGATCGCAACGCCGCGTTTATTCGCACATTGCTGACGCACTACGACCAAGGCGGCGTCCTGCCGAAGTGGGAACTGGCGGGCAACTACACCGGCACGATGATCGGCTACCACGCCGTCCCGGTGATCGTCGACGCCTACGTGAAAGGGCGCCGCGACTTCGATGTCGAGAAGGCGTACCGGGCTGTTGTCGCTTCGGCGCACTACGACCGTGACGTGGCCCCGCAGGCGTCTGACGCCGTACGCACGGCGCTCGTCCCGGCCGCCAAGAGATTCAATGACGAGCTCGGCTTCATCCCCAGCGACCAAGAGAACGAGTCGGTCTCCCAGGCGCTCGAGTTCGCCTACAACGATTGGTGCATCGCCCAGTTCGCGACGGCGCTCGGCAAATCGGACGACACCGAGAAGTACTTCGAGCGGGCTCGTCGCTACCGCCAGTACTTCGACACCGAGACCGGCTTCATGCGTGGACTCAACACCGACCGCACGTGGTCCACGCCCTTCAACCCAAGATTCTCCGAGCACCGCCGCGACAACTACACCGAAGGCAACGCCTGGCAATGGACATGGTTCGCGCCGCATGACGTGCCGGGTCTGGTTGATCTCATGGGAGGTCCGGCGCCGTTTATCAAGAAGCTCGACCAGCTCTTCACCGAAGACTCGACGATCGATGGCGCCAACAGCTCGGTCGATATCTCCGGCCTCATCGGGCAGTACGCCCATGGCAACGAGCCGAGCCACCACATCGCCTACCTCTACAACTATGTCGGCCAGCCGTGGAAGACGCAGCGGCTGGTGGATCAGATCCTGACGACGCTCTACCACAACGACCCCGACGGGCTCTCCGGCAACGAAGACTGCGGCCAGATGTCGGCGTGGTACTTGCTCAATGCGATGGGCTTCTATCAAGTTTCACCGGGTGACCCGACTTACTCGATCGGCCGGCCCTTGTTCGATGAAGTCACGATCCAACAAGAGAATGGCAAGACCTTCACCCTCCGCGCCATCAACAATTCGCCGGAGAACCGTTACGTCCAATCGGTGAAGCTAAACGGCGACGGCCTATCCGCCCCGTTTTTCAGACACGCTGCGATCGTGGAAGGCGGCGTCCTGGAGCTCGAAATGGGACCCTGGCCAGAGAAACGGCATCTGGCGGCGAAGGCAGGCGCCGGCGCGACGGACGGGCCGTTGCGTGACGAAAATCCGCAACTCGGAGGCAACGATTAG
- a CDS encoding DUF1559 domain-containing protein: MKTLSNATKDVSRSDSGGYRLGGFTLVELLVVIAIIGILVALLLPAVQAAREAARRTQCVNQMKQIGLGALNYESTKGEFPPGAMAYGTWGVLPANRPQVPFLCPNEDCNGTNWAIELLPFLEQQQIYDWYDQTEHNFEEGDPDGDGLYNQRVRDIEFAMMKCPSDFAANNLDQVPAPGSYKAMAGVITQLPGGAWINWSSPKGPPSNPAMAVIKQNYRYRGLLHAVGAYNVKPEKMKNVIDGASKSLMIGEYHWEGDGDPEPVWWAVTHRNFNKGEAFADPLLRSGNLDHCRRNIVTAPESWACDRTYGSMHAGDGGNWLRVDGSVAFITTSLDGLLYEAMATIAGEDGI; this comes from the coding sequence ATGAAGACGTTATCGAACGCAACGAAGGATGTTAGCCGCTCCGACAGCGGCGGATACCGACTCGGAGGCTTTACGCTCGTCGAGCTGCTGGTGGTGATCGCCATCATCGGCATCCTGGTGGCCCTGCTGCTGCCGGCGGTGCAAGCGGCCCGTGAAGCGGCGCGGCGTACGCAGTGCGTCAACCAGATGAAGCAGATCGGCCTCGGGGCGCTGAACTATGAATCCACGAAGGGGGAGTTTCCCCCCGGTGCGATGGCCTACGGCACATGGGGAGTTCTCCCTGCCAACCGGCCTCAAGTCCCTTTTCTGTGCCCCAACGAAGACTGCAACGGCACTAACTGGGCGATCGAACTATTGCCGTTCCTTGAGCAGCAGCAGATCTACGACTGGTACGACCAAACTGAGCACAATTTCGAAGAAGGCGATCCCGACGGCGACGGCCTCTACAACCAGCGTGTGCGTGACATCGAATTCGCAATGATGAAGTGCCCCTCCGACTTCGCGGCAAACAACCTCGACCAAGTGCCCGCGCCTGGTTCCTACAAAGCGATGGCAGGCGTCATCACACAACTACCAGGCGGAGCGTGGATCAATTGGTCGAGCCCCAAGGGGCCTCCCAGCAATCCAGCGATGGCCGTCATTAAGCAAAACTACCGCTATCGCGGGCTGCTACACGCTGTCGGCGCCTACAACGTCAAGCCCGAGAAGATGAAGAACGTGATCGATGGCGCCAGCAAGTCGTTAATGATCGGTGAGTACCACTGGGAAGGTGACGGCGACCCTGAACCAGTATGGTGGGCCGTGACCCATCGAAACTTCAATAAAGGAGAGGCGTTTGCCGACCCACTCTTGCGTTCAGGCAACCTGGATCACTGTAGAAGGAACATCGTCACGGCGCCTGAGTCCTGGGCGTGCGACCGCACCTACGGCTCAATGCACGCTGGCGACGGCGGCAACTGGCTACGAGTCGATGGTTCCGTGGCGTTCATCACGACTTCGCTCGATGGCCTACTCTACGAAGCGATGGCCACCATCGCCGGGGAGGATGGCATCTGA
- a CDS encoding Gfo/Idh/MocA family protein yields MNDSRRQFLKQSAAAASVVPYFLSSQPAFANASANDRPRMACIGVGSQGMHDSGQHARFADIVAVCDVDANHAERARVAENIGRGKAKAYSDYRKVLDRSDVDVVSIVTPDHWHVKIAIEALEAGKHVFCQKPLTLTLEENQLVRAAAKRHPDRVFFIGTQQRADSRRFLRAVNMVQKGLLGAIKKVTIGIDGSPTGGPFPVEEVPKELDWEMWLGQAPLVDYRARRCHYEFRWWYEYSGGKFTDWGAHHIDIASWAIGQTSEGQGPVEIDGSSAKHPVEFVDGMPAVDDSYNTSHDFSVKCRFENGIEFDVTSRERNGILFEGSRGRLFVNREKITGVPVEEDWDAGMYGREELTELYKGKPHEGHWENFYRTLREGGLPVSDLYSHLQVMNTCHLCAIASRLGRKITWDPKSERIVGDDTAAGLASREQRKGYEVPRV; encoded by the coding sequence ATGAACGACTCACGCCGGCAGTTCTTAAAGCAATCCGCCGCCGCGGCTTCTGTCGTCCCCTACTTCCTGAGCAGCCAGCCCGCCTTCGCGAATGCGTCGGCGAACGACCGCCCGCGGATGGCGTGCATCGGCGTCGGCAGCCAGGGCATGCACGACTCGGGTCAGCACGCCCGCTTCGCCGACATCGTGGCCGTGTGTGACGTAGACGCGAACCACGCCGAACGCGCCCGTGTCGCCGAGAACATCGGCCGCGGCAAGGCGAAGGCCTACAGCGATTATCGCAAGGTTCTCGACCGCTCCGACGTCGACGTGGTGAGCATCGTCACGCCCGACCACTGGCACGTGAAGATCGCGATCGAGGCGCTCGAAGCCGGCAAGCACGTATTCTGTCAAAAGCCGCTGACGCTGACGCTCGAGGAGAACCAGCTCGTACGCGCAGCGGCGAAGAGGCATCCCGATCGCGTCTTCTTCATCGGCACGCAGCAGCGAGCCGACTCACGTCGCTTCCTCCGCGCCGTCAACATGGTGCAGAAGGGGCTGCTCGGCGCCATCAAGAAGGTGACGATCGGCATCGATGGTTCTCCCACCGGCGGGCCGTTCCCCGTCGAAGAGGTCCCGAAGGAACTCGACTGGGAGATGTGGCTGGGCCAGGCGCCGCTGGTTGACTACCGCGCGCGGCGTTGCCACTACGAGTTTCGCTGGTGGTACGAGTACTCGGGCGGCAAGTTTACCGACTGGGGCGCGCACCATATCGACATCGCCAGCTGGGCCATCGGCCAAACGAGCGAAGGGCAGGGCCCCGTCGAGATCGATGGCTCGAGCGCGAAACACCCCGTCGAGTTCGTCGATGGCATGCCCGCCGTTGATGACAGTTACAACACGTCGCACGACTTCTCCGTGAAGTGTCGTTTTGAGAACGGCATTGAATTCGACGTCACCAGCCGTGAGCGCAATGGCATCCTCTTCGAGGGCTCGCGCGGCCGGCTGTTCGTCAATCGGGAGAAGATCACGGGCGTTCCCGTCGAAGAAGACTGGGACGCCGGCATGTACGGACGTGAAGAACTCACCGAGTTGTACAAGGGCAAGCCCCACGAGGGACACTGGGAGAACTTCTACCGCACCCTGCGTGAAGGGGGCCTGCCTGTCTCCGACTTGTACTCGCACCTACAGGTCATGAACACCTGCCATCTGTGTGCGATCGCTTCGAGGCTGGGTCGCAAGATTACTTGGGACCCCAAGAGCGAGCGCATCGTGGGCGACGACACTGCCGCCGGCCTAGCATCGCGCGAGCAGCGAAAGGGCTACGAAGTCCCTCGGGTCTAA
- a CDS encoding DUF4198 domain-containing protein, with the protein MYRFNQYSVLASAMLTLLGVTTGCGDSKFKFAPVEGRVLLDGQPVAKARVVFMPQSRNEDGETGPYSGGKTDADGRYTLTSTDEESRLGAVVGPHRIVISTKRAHRHPTKLDVEIIDAPEVIPAVYTNYRLSPLTFDVPPGGSTSADFSLESQAKQYRRIGY; encoded by the coding sequence ATGTATCGATTCAATCAATACAGCGTTCTCGCTAGCGCGATGCTCACTCTGCTTGGCGTCACGACCGGCTGCGGCGACAGCAAGTTCAAGTTTGCGCCGGTCGAAGGCCGCGTGCTGCTGGACGGCCAGCCCGTCGCCAAAGCGCGTGTTGTATTTATGCCACAGTCCCGCAATGAGGACGGCGAAACAGGACCGTATTCAGGCGGCAAGACGGACGCCGATGGACGATACACCCTTACGTCCACTGACGAAGAATCCCGTCTCGGCGCCGTTGTCGGACCTCACCGCATTGTCATCAGCACGAAGCGGGCGCATCGCCATCCCACCAAGCTGGACGTAGAAATTATCGACGCACCGGAAGTTATCCCCGCCGTCTACACCAACTACCGACTCTCGCCGCTGACGTTCGACGTTCCTCCGGGCGGTTCGACCTCTGCTGATTTCTCACTCGAAAGCCAAGCCAAACAGTACCGCCGTATCGGCTACTGA
- a CDS encoding glycoside hydrolase family 99-like domain-containing protein, translating into MNFHRKATRGKRWRYAARGCRLLVAALAMACSPAVASLFQHLDASAPGSLVDLGGQLTWIDLSGNGHNAIDTSAGSGSVSLSYDDSIFPTGLPSVRFNGAGWNNYGRLQLLSPSASDAVLNQAGPNPTGFSMLVVAKGDAGAAASDWNDLLGNTTDVGDGAFLMRYNAGNGVFQGALGGLTVQNNYQGQNNYSGAATVLAFNYDPSQPNGEITLASSLNGYSQTFNLSSQASRDFSNNDPLTLGKAFDTIGRLFVGNIGEVKLYDAALTSQEFASGITALDRKWNASPDGRLDLVIDRATGAATLRTYGSTSIDLAGLRLRSETGSLDPSDWLSITDHYDANNGGDFDAVSPWLKLSQKATDLSEATFGVGTVQPGEVLELGSVFRLGANEDIEAEYADPLTQKAKHVHVRYANAAPADLLPGDFNNDGSVNAADYTVWRDNLCAEVSLPNEVVSNGRISNDDYLTWRDAYGSTAAPAQLAVAVPEPVAVSMLVLPAIMACGIRLSRLSRATGIGALLLATLMLGAPREADAVEATVGVYYYPWWDTHDWDDSLRARMLPEDHAPLAGYTPSSDADLIAEHINQSHRGNISLWATSWWGPGTIEDVVLQQNILTHPRASELTYAIHYESTGRFNGFETPDFSNLVTDFEYLAENVFSDPNYHRIDGRPVVFMYVSRAYFNNPEARQALDDARQALITTHGYDPYVVGDEVFDAGFNSGRAAEFDAMTTYDVFAMSGFSSGTVSQGDIQQANSKYAAAAAAGATVIPAITPGYNDKAVRDGNRATGRYFTGETIEQAGSVFTALIDDAAGPNLDASTGNLLMVNSFNEWHEDTQIEPTVVAPPSSTDNSQTGTDLTTGVTYEGYGYKYLDLLRTHTTEGGPVLIDGDADFDGDLDSDDVVAFVEAWGAEYLHEGVRVGGYASRTSMPDFNYDGVVDFVDWFYVRANVPDAASADLLALLEVPEPDAGLLIGVLIVTAAMRLSTRSVIERDSWRTMVVVQRDGRHCPPGERQE; encoded by the coding sequence ATGAACTTCCATCGCAAAGCAACGAGAGGCAAACGCTGGCGATACGCCGCCCGGGGCTGTCGGTTGCTAGTCGCGGCGCTGGCGATGGCTTGCTCACCTGCTGTCGCTTCGTTGTTTCAACACCTGGACGCCTCCGCGCCGGGCTCACTCGTCGACCTGGGCGGACAGCTCACCTGGATCGACCTGTCAGGCAACGGTCACAACGCCATCGACACCTCCGCAGGGTCGGGATCGGTGTCGCTGTCGTACGACGACTCCATCTTCCCCACCGGCCTCCCGAGTGTGCGTTTCAACGGCGCCGGCTGGAACAACTACGGTCGGCTTCAATTGCTCAGTCCCTCTGCATCGGACGCCGTGCTCAACCAGGCGGGCCCGAACCCGACGGGCTTCAGCATGTTGGTCGTCGCGAAAGGCGACGCGGGCGCCGCGGCGTCGGACTGGAACGATCTGCTCGGCAATACCACCGACGTCGGCGATGGCGCCTTCTTGATGCGCTACAACGCCGGCAACGGCGTCTTTCAGGGCGCGTTGGGCGGCCTGACAGTGCAGAACAATTACCAGGGACAGAACAACTACAGCGGCGCGGCCACGGTTCTTGCCTTCAACTACGATCCGTCCCAACCAAATGGCGAGATCACGCTGGCGAGCTCGCTCAACGGCTATAGCCAAACCTTCAACCTCAGCAGTCAGGCCTCGCGCGATTTCTCGAACAACGACCCGCTCACCCTCGGCAAGGCCTTCGATACGATCGGCCGGCTATTCGTCGGCAACATCGGCGAAGTCAAGCTTTACGACGCCGCATTGACGTCACAAGAGTTCGCCTCCGGGATAACGGCCCTTGACCGCAAGTGGAACGCCAGCCCCGATGGCCGACTCGATCTGGTCATCGACCGCGCGACCGGCGCCGCGACGCTACGCACCTACGGTTCGACGAGCATCGACCTAGCAGGGCTGCGGCTCAGAAGTGAGACGGGATCGCTCGACCCCAGCGACTGGCTCTCGATCACCGACCACTACGACGCGAACAACGGCGGCGATTTCGACGCCGTGAGCCCGTGGCTCAAACTCAGCCAGAAGGCGACGGACCTGAGCGAGGCGACCTTCGGCGTCGGCACGGTTCAGCCGGGCGAGGTCCTGGAGCTTGGTTCAGTGTTCCGGTTGGGCGCCAACGAGGACATCGAAGCCGAGTACGCCGACCCCCTCACCCAGAAAGCCAAGCACGTTCACGTGCGATACGCCAACGCAGCGCCCGCCGACCTGCTGCCCGGCGACTTCAACAACGACGGGTCCGTCAACGCCGCGGACTACACCGTCTGGCGTGACAACCTCTGCGCCGAGGTCTCTCTACCAAACGAAGTGGTTTCGAACGGACGAATCAGCAACGATGACTACCTGACTTGGCGCGACGCCTACGGATCAACAGCAGCACCTGCCCAGCTAGCCGTTGCGGTTCCGGAGCCCGTTGCCGTCTCGATGTTGGTCTTGCCCGCCATCATGGCGTGTGGGATTCGGCTCAGTCGGCTCAGCCGTGCCACGGGGATTGGCGCCCTCCTGCTGGCGACATTGATGCTAGGCGCCCCCCGTGAAGCTGACGCCGTCGAAGCGACCGTCGGCGTCTACTACTACCCTTGGTGGGACACTCACGACTGGGACGACTCGCTCCGCGCACGGATGCTCCCTGAGGACCACGCGCCGCTCGCGGGCTACACGCCGAGCTCGGACGCCGACTTGATCGCCGAGCACATCAATCAAAGCCATCGGGGCAACATCTCGCTGTGGGCGACCAGCTGGTGGGGTCCCGGCACGATCGAGGACGTGGTCCTCCAGCAGAACATCCTCACGCATCCCCGTGCGAGCGAGTTGACCTACGCGATTCACTATGAATCGACCGGCAGGTTCAACGGCTTTGAAACGCCCGACTTCTCGAACCTCGTCACCGACTTCGAGTACCTAGCCGAGAACGTCTTCTCTGACCCCAACTACCACCGCATCGACGGCCGGCCGGTGGTCTTTATGTACGTCAGCCGGGCCTACTTCAATAACCCCGAAGCACGCCAAGCCCTCGACGACGCCCGCCAGGCGTTGATCACCACGCACGGGTACGACCCCTACGTGGTGGGCGACGAGGTCTTTGACGCAGGCTTCAACAGCGGTCGGGCCGCCGAGTTCGATGCGATGACAACCTACGACGTCTTCGCCATGTCGGGGTTCAGCTCGGGTACGGTGTCGCAAGGAGACATCCAGCAGGCCAACTCGAAGTACGCCGCTGCCGCCGCGGCGGGCGCCACGGTCATCCCCGCCATCACCCCCGGCTACAACGACAAGGCCGTCCGCGACGGCAACCGTGCGACGGGACGCTACTTCACGGGAGAAACCATCGAGCAGGCCGGGAGCGTGTTCACGGCGCTGATCGACGACGCCGCCGGGCCTAACCTTGACGCGTCGACAGGCAACTTGCTGATGGTCAACTCGTTCAATGAGTGGCACGAAGACACCCAGATTGAGCCGACGGTCGTCGCTCCACCGAGCTCCACCGACAACTCACAGACGGGCACAGACCTGACCACCGGCGTGACCTACGAGGGCTACGGCTACAAGTACCTCGACCTGCTCCGCACCCACACCACCGAAGGCGGACCGGTCCTCATCGACGGCGACGCCGACTTCGACGGCGACCTCGACAGCGACGATGTCGTCGCTTTTGTCGAGGCGTGGGGCGCCGAATACCTGCACGAAGGCGTCCGCGTCGGCGGGTACGCCAGCCGCACCTCGATGCCTGATTTCAACTACGACGGCGTCGTCGATTTCGTGGACTGGTTTTACGTCCGCGCCAACGTCCCCGACGCCGCGTCGGCGGACCTGCTGGCGTTGCTCGAGGTTCCCGAACCCGACGCCGGCTTGCTCATCGGCGTCCTGATCGTGACGGCTGCGATGAGACTATCGACGCGCAGCGTAATTGAACGTGATTCGTGGCGAACCATGGTCGTCGTCCAACGCGACGGCCGGCACTGCCCCCCAGGGGAGAGGCAAGAATGA
- a CDS encoding glycoside hydrolase family 71/99-like protein has protein sequence MAVHHMGTYMIRLVASSMFAAALVAASAVAQTTPAFKMSGAATREEILDHTLSAYRGRSARRENPQLLGSVTCGYQGWFTCPGDGSDRGWHHWGKGGDFRPGACTIDLWPDVSELSEAERYPTAFHNADGSPAEVYSSLNATTIDRHFAWMKEHGIDGVFCQRFAGEVRGAHGLYHFNTVLNNCRASANRHGRAWAVMYDLSGLGEGETSVVIEDWKALIGRMRVGRDTKDKAYLHHIGKPLVAVWGIGFNDGRRYTLDECVKLIDFLQNDPEYGGFAVMIGVPSYWREMERDCVNDPRLHDVIQQADIVSPWAVGRFGDLEGAETYANEVTRPDLEWCDDNGIDYLPVVFPGFSWHNMNPKSPSNQIPRRGGKFLWKQFNEAANAGAKMTYVAMFDEVDEATAIFKCTNAPPVGESTFIDYEGLPSDHYLWLVGQGRRLLRGEIPSGDALPPRR, from the coding sequence ATGGCCGTACATCACATGGGCACGTACATGATTCGGCTCGTAGCCTCCTCGATGTTCGCCGCCGCCCTTGTGGCGGCGTCAGCAGTTGCTCAGACGACGCCCGCTTTCAAGATGAGCGGCGCCGCGACGCGCGAAGAGATCCTAGACCATACACTCTCCGCTTACCGTGGGCGGAGCGCGCGTCGCGAAAATCCTCAACTGCTCGGCAGCGTGACGTGCGGCTATCAAGGATGGTTCACGTGCCCGGGCGACGGATCGGATCGCGGCTGGCATCACTGGGGCAAAGGCGGGGATTTTAGGCCTGGCGCCTGCACCATCGACCTCTGGCCGGACGTCAGCGAGCTCAGCGAAGCCGAGCGCTACCCGACAGCCTTCCACAACGCCGACGGTTCGCCCGCAGAAGTCTATAGCTCACTCAACGCCACGACCATCGACCGTCACTTCGCATGGATGAAAGAGCACGGCATCGACGGCGTCTTCTGCCAACGCTTCGCCGGCGAGGTGCGTGGCGCCCACGGCCTTTACCACTTCAACACGGTTCTCAACAACTGCCGCGCAAGCGCCAACCGCCACGGCCGCGCTTGGGCGGTGATGTACGACCTATCCGGTCTAGGCGAAGGCGAGACGAGCGTCGTCATCGAAGACTGGAAGGCGCTCATCGGCCGCATGCGAGTCGGGCGCGACACCAAGGACAAGGCTTACTTACACCACATCGGCAAGCCACTCGTCGCGGTGTGGGGCATCGGCTTCAACGATGGCCGTCGCTACACGCTCGACGAGTGCGTAAAGCTCATTGACTTCCTGCAGAACGACCCCGAGTACGGCGGCTTCGCCGTGATGATCGGCGTGCCGTCGTACTGGCGAGAGATGGAGCGCGATTGCGTCAACGACCCCCGGCTGCACGACGTGATCCAACAAGCCGACATTGTCAGCCCCTGGGCCGTCGGGCGTTTCGGCGATCTCGAAGGGGCCGAAACCTACGCCAACGAAGTCACCCGGCCCGACCTCGAGTGGTGCGACGACAACGGGATCGACTATCTTCCGGTTGTCTTCCCGGGCTTCAGTTGGCACAACATGAACCCCAAATCGCCCAGCAACCAGATCCCACGCCGAGGCGGCAAGTTCCTCTGGAAGCAGTTCAACGAAGCCGCCAACGCCGGCGCAAAGATGACTTACGTCGCGATGTTCGACGAAGTCGACGAGGCGACCGCGATCTTCAAGTGCACCAATGCGCCGCCGGTCGGAGAATCGACGTTCATCGACTACGAGGGCCTCCCAAGCGACCATTACCTATGGCTGGTTGGGCAGGGTCGGCGGCTCTTGCGGGGTGAGATCCCCTCCGGTGACGCCCTCCCTCCCCGCCGCTAG
- a CDS encoding GntR family transcriptional regulator: MGRSKLVQLTDFLERRIANGEYARTGLPAERDLAEECGVSRATLRKALGELERKGLVERASNRRPKPKSQEGDSAAGREIAFLTPSLAPDSFSPDLQQWLFVSEHVARAHDARIRVQNYLHWDDPVITESLRQFDGVFLVTNSEPIPQWIANLLANANGVVALSEDLTELGIPSVVLFPPRHTSKLLDHLVGLGHERIDCLNVQGHNAITMARIDAWREWIGKQPEITGTVYDDPCTTDGNIFESAIASARQWLATEGRGATSVLCITLPAALGVVRAAREQCVEIGRDLSVCTIDNEGIGRFISPSITSFERPRAEKFIAKCLEWIIAGGDRQSWDQELLHEPRKLVLFEGESTGPIGGAAG, from the coding sequence ATGGGCCGATCGAAACTCGTACAACTGACCGACTTCCTCGAACGACGGATCGCCAACGGCGAATACGCGCGCACTGGCCTGCCCGCCGAGCGCGACCTTGCCGAAGAGTGCGGCGTGAGCCGCGCGACGTTGCGTAAGGCGCTCGGTGAACTTGAGCGCAAGGGGCTCGTTGAACGGGCGTCAAATCGGCGCCCCAAACCCAAGTCACAGGAGGGCGACAGCGCCGCGGGCCGTGAGATTGCGTTCTTGACGCCGTCGCTCGCGCCCGATTCGTTCTCGCCGGACCTTCAGCAATGGCTGTTTGTATCGGAGCACGTTGCGCGGGCGCACGACGCGCGGATCCGGGTGCAGAATTACTTGCATTGGGACGATCCGGTCATCACCGAGTCGTTGCGGCAGTTCGACGGCGTGTTCCTCGTCACGAACTCCGAGCCGATCCCGCAGTGGATCGCCAACCTGCTCGCCAACGCCAACGGGGTGGTCGCGTTGTCGGAGGACCTGACGGAGCTTGGCATCCCGTCGGTGGTCTTGTTCCCGCCGCGGCATACGAGCAAGTTACTCGATCACTTGGTGGGCCTGGGCCACGAGCGCATCGATTGCCTCAACGTGCAGGGGCACAACGCCATTACGATGGCCCGGATCGACGCCTGGCGGGAATGGATTGGGAAGCAGCCTGAGATAACCGGCACGGTTTACGACGATCCCTGCACGACCGACGGCAATATCTTTGAGTCGGCGATCGCCTCGGCGCGGCAGTGGCTGGCGACCGAAGGGCGTGGCGCCACGTCGGTGCTGTGCATCACGCTGCCCGCTGCGCTGGGAGTCGTCCGGGCGGCGCGGGAGCAATGCGTCGAGATCGGCCGGGACTTGTCGGTCTGCACGATCGACAACGAAGGGATCGGTCGGTTTATCAGCCCCTCGATCACGTCGTTCGAACGCCCACGTGCCGAGAAGTTCATCGCCAAGTGTCTCGAGTGGATCATCGCCGGCGGCGATCGCCAGAGCTGGGACCAAGAGCTGCTGCACGAACCCCGGAAGCTAGTGCTCTTTGAAGGCGAGTCGACTGGGCCGATTGGGGGCGCTGCTGGTTAA